One window of the uncultured Umboniibacter sp. genome contains the following:
- the purE gene encoding 5-(carboxyamino)imidazole ribonucleotide mutase gives MGSKSDWETMSHGVAILEQFGIPHEVEVVSAHRTPDKLFSYAEHAESRGIEVIIAGAGGAAHLPGMVAAKTSLPVLGIPVQSKALNGMDSLLSIVQMPGGIPVATLAIGKAGSTNAGLLAASILGNKYPEIKAALNEFRATQTDTVLSNPDPREA, from the coding sequence ATGGGATCTAAGTCGGATTGGGAAACAATGAGTCACGGAGTTGCAATCTTAGAGCAATTTGGTATTCCTCATGAAGTGGAAGTCGTCTCAGCACACCGTACTCCGGACAAATTATTCAGCTATGCAGAACACGCTGAATCACGGGGTATAGAGGTAATCATTGCGGGTGCTGGCGGCGCTGCCCATTTGCCAGGCATGGTCGCGGCGAAGACTTCGCTACCAGTGTTAGGGATTCCAGTGCAGTCGAAGGCCTTAAATGGTATGGATTCGCTGCTTTCTATTGTGCAGATGCCCGGTGGTATCCCCGTAGCAACGTTAGCAATTGGCAAGGCGGGCTCTACCAATGCTGGTCTATTAGCAGCGAGTATTTTAGGGAATAAGTACCCAGAAATTAAAGCCGCGCTGAACGAATTCCGCGCGACGCAGACCGATACCGTCCTGAGTAACCCAGATCCACGAGAAGCTTAA
- a CDS encoding 5-(carboxyamino)imidazole ribonucleotide synthase produces MKFGILGAGQLAQMMAIAGREINDEFSFLSDDPNSCSAPYGDLIVASYEDVNAQNKLAQWADVVTYEFENVSGEAVANIEAQVPVHPSSSALAVSSDRLLEKTLFNSQQVGTADFCAVSSAEEVVNAFKELARPCILKTRSEGYDGKGQAVIRSLDDIAAAWESVGGVPCILEAMVPFDREISVIAARSPSGEIAYYPISENSHREGILRLSVALQNDPMQATAESMVKRLMEELNYVGVIALELFQVGNELLANEFAPRVHNTGHWTIEGAVTSQFKNHLLAIADERLGSTTVSTDVAMVNLIGSIPEQERLAAVPAANLHAYGKSDRANRKVGHITLVRNNEQSLYEFKQDVSTLLAMVGEADLAASFLK; encoded by the coding sequence ATGAAATTTGGAATTTTAGGTGCTGGTCAGCTTGCGCAAATGATGGCCATAGCGGGTAGGGAAATTAATGACGAGTTCAGCTTTTTGAGTGACGATCCGAACTCTTGCTCAGCCCCATACGGAGACTTAATTGTCGCGAGCTACGAGGACGTTAACGCGCAGAACAAGCTGGCGCAATGGGCCGATGTGGTGACTTACGAGTTTGAGAATGTCTCCGGTGAGGCTGTTGCGAATATCGAAGCTCAAGTACCTGTTCATCCTTCATCCTCTGCGTTGGCAGTATCCAGCGATCGATTACTAGAGAAAACCTTGTTCAATTCACAGCAGGTAGGCACTGCTGACTTTTGCGCAGTTTCCTCAGCGGAGGAAGTGGTTAACGCCTTTAAAGAACTAGCTCGTCCCTGTATTTTGAAAACCCGCTCAGAAGGCTACGATGGGAAAGGTCAGGCGGTGATACGTTCTCTCGACGATATTGCCGCAGCGTGGGAAAGTGTGGGTGGCGTACCTTGTATCCTTGAAGCAATGGTTCCCTTTGATCGCGAGATTTCCGTGATTGCTGCTCGTTCGCCGAGCGGTGAAATTGCCTACTACCCAATTAGTGAAAACAGTCATCGTGAAGGGATTCTTAGGCTCTCCGTTGCACTGCAGAACGACCCGATGCAAGCGACAGCTGAAAGTATGGTTAAGCGCCTGATGGAGGAGCTTAACTACGTGGGAGTGATAGCCCTTGAGTTGTTCCAGGTAGGCAACGAGCTTCTCGCTAATGAATTCGCACCGAGAGTCCATAATACCGGTCACTGGACCATCGAAGGTGCGGTAACGTCGCAGTTCAAAAACCACCTATTGGCCATCGCCGATGAGCGCCTAGGCTCAACAACGGTGAGTACGGACGTGGCAATGGTTAATCTCATTGGTAGTATCCCGGAACAGGAACGATTAGCAGCAGTGCCAGCCGCGAATCTGCATGCGTATGGTAAATCAGATAGAGCAAATAGAAAGGTCGGCCACATCACTTTGGTTAGAAACAACGAGCAGTCTCTCTATGAGTTCAAACAGGATGTATCAACGTTACTTGCAATGGTTGGCGAAGCTGACTTAGCAGCGTCGTTTCTCAAGTAG
- the rimK gene encoding 30S ribosomal protein S6--L-glutamate ligase, whose translation MKIAILSRNPKLYSTRRLYEAAKQAGHEVDVIDTLQCYMDITSSRPTVRYHGEELPRYDAIIPRIGASVTFYGTAVARQFEMMGTYNINESVAISRSRDKLRSLQLLSRKGVGLPRTGFASKPDNIKDLIKNVGGAPVVIKLLEGTQGIGVVLADTAKAAESVIEAFMGLKANILVQEFIKEAGGADLRCLVVGGKVVAAMKRQGAEGEFRSNLHRGGSAEVVKLSKAERETALNAAKVMGLNFCGVDLLRSANGPMVMEVNSSPGLEGIERATKLDVAGKVIEFIEKKAKANASNSTKG comes from the coding sequence ATGAAAATTGCTATTTTATCGCGTAACCCAAAGCTTTATTCCACGAGACGACTCTATGAGGCAGCGAAACAAGCTGGTCATGAGGTAGATGTCATTGATACGCTTCAGTGCTATATGGATATCACGAGTAGTCGCCCAACCGTTCGATATCATGGTGAGGAGCTCCCTCGGTACGACGCTATCATTCCTCGTATTGGCGCATCAGTGACTTTTTATGGTACCGCTGTAGCCCGCCAGTTTGAAATGATGGGTACCTACAATATTAATGAATCTGTAGCCATTAGCCGATCTAGGGATAAACTACGTTCTCTCCAATTACTTTCACGCAAGGGCGTTGGTTTACCCAGAACGGGGTTCGCCAGCAAGCCCGATAACATCAAGGATTTGATCAAAAACGTAGGGGGTGCACCAGTTGTTATTAAGCTTCTTGAAGGCACCCAAGGTATCGGAGTGGTACTAGCTGATACGGCTAAGGCCGCTGAAAGTGTAATTGAAGCGTTTATGGGTTTAAAAGCGAATATTTTGGTTCAAGAATTTATTAAGGAGGCCGGAGGCGCTGATCTCCGCTGTTTAGTGGTTGGCGGAAAGGTCGTGGCCGCAATGAAGCGTCAGGGCGCTGAGGGCGAATTTCGATCGAATCTCCATCGCGGAGGCTCTGCAGAGGTCGTGAAACTCTCTAAAGCCGAGCGAGAGACCGCTCTTAACGCTGCCAAAGTAATGGGGCTTAACTTCTGTGGGGTTGACTTACTTCGCTCCGCCAACGGACCAATGGTTATGGAGGTCAACTCGTCGCCTGGTCTAGAAGGGATCGAGAGGGCTACTAAGCTAGACGTTGCTGGAAAAGTGATTGAATTCATTGAAAAGAAAGCCAAGGCCAACGCGAGCAATAGTACGAAGGGATAA
- a CDS encoding succinylglutamate desuccinylase/aspartoacylase family protein: MEPLKIGEHLVYPGESKKIDLPVAKLYTDADVNLPIFVKRGKKAGPTIFVSAAVHGDELNGVEIIRRLISLKGFKVSAGTLILVPIVNVYGVLNQSRYMPDRRDLNRSFPGSLKGSLAGRVASIFLKEIVSQCQYGIDLHTGAIHRSNLPQVRAQLDDIETLELAKAFDVPVILNADIIDGSLRGAAVENGTKILLYEAGEALRFDDFSIQAGMQGVINVLRHLKMMPKSRSKKRKTEQFIANNSRWVRAGSSGFVAHNYSLGDQVAKGDVLATIGSPYGELLDEVIANKSGVIIGRQNIPLVQEGEAMYHIAFFEGNDDDIANLIEQREEELIKQGMKSDEFLE; the protein is encoded by the coding sequence ATGGAACCGTTAAAAATTGGGGAACACCTAGTTTACCCAGGTGAATCAAAAAAGATTGATCTTCCGGTCGCTAAACTTTATACCGATGCCGACGTGAATCTTCCGATCTTCGTAAAGCGCGGGAAGAAGGCTGGACCGACGATCTTCGTCAGTGCAGCAGTGCATGGAGATGAGTTAAATGGCGTGGAAATAATTCGTAGATTAATTAGCTTGAAGGGCTTTAAAGTCTCGGCGGGCACCTTGATTTTAGTACCTATCGTTAATGTCTATGGAGTATTGAATCAATCTCGTTATATGCCTGATAGACGTGATCTTAACCGTAGTTTTCCAGGTTCGCTCAAGGGCTCTCTAGCAGGTAGAGTAGCAAGTATTTTCCTGAAGGAAATTGTCTCGCAGTGTCAGTACGGAATTGACTTGCATACGGGTGCGATTCACAGATCGAACTTACCTCAAGTCCGAGCACAACTTGACGACATTGAGACGCTAGAGTTAGCTAAAGCGTTCGACGTCCCAGTGATACTGAACGCGGATATTATCGATGGTTCCCTTCGCGGTGCAGCGGTTGAGAATGGCACCAAGATTCTGCTTTACGAGGCAGGCGAGGCTCTGCGCTTCGATGACTTCTCGATTCAGGCCGGAATGCAAGGTGTGATTAACGTACTAAGACACCTAAAGATGATGCCAAAGAGCCGCTCAAAGAAACGAAAGACCGAGCAGTTCATTGCGAATAATAGTCGCTGGGTTCGTGCTGGAAGTAGTGGATTTGTTGCGCATAATTATTCGTTAGGCGACCAAGTCGCTAAAGGCGATGTCCTCGCAACTATTGGTAGCCCCTATGGCGAGCTACTTGATGAGGTCATTGCGAATAAAAGCGGCGTCATTATTGGCAGGCAAAATATTCCCTTAGTTCAAGAGGGTGAAGCCATGTACCATATTGCCTTTTTCGAAGGCAATGATGACGATATTGCAAATCTAATTGAACAGCGGGAGGAAGAGTTGATTAAGCAGGGTATGAAATCAGATGAGTTTTTAGAGTGA
- a CDS encoding RimK/LysX family protein has translation MKKIIIGHIENIDLPDLGLYQLTARVDSGAQTSSLHVDNISTTSVKGKPGVSFDIQPEIYNVDSVLNCKAVLVDVRKIKSSNGATEKRYVIRTTARLGEFSWAIEITLTDRSDMTYLMLLGRQAMGSNFYIDPSKAFAASDGLNAE, from the coding sequence GTGAAAAAAATCATCATCGGACATATTGAGAATATCGATCTACCCGATTTGGGGCTCTATCAACTGACCGCTAGAGTTGACTCAGGCGCTCAGACCTCATCACTCCACGTTGACAATATTTCAACCACGAGCGTGAAGGGTAAACCTGGCGTTTCGTTTGATATTCAGCCCGAAATATATAATGTGGATAGCGTGCTCAACTGCAAAGCGGTTCTCGTAGATGTTCGTAAGATCAAGTCATCTAATGGCGCTACTGAGAAACGCTATGTGATCAGAACGACTGCTAGGCTTGGTGAGTTTAGTTGGGCGATAGAAATTACCCTTACTGATCGATCTGATATGACCTACTTAATGTTACTTGGACGTCAAGCGATGGGCAGTAATTTCTATATCGATCCATCGAAAGCATTCGCTGCTTCAGATGGCCTTAACGCAGAGTGA
- a CDS encoding sodium-dependent bicarbonate transport family permease, whose protein sequence is MTEPIILFFIFGVLAGLIKAELRLPSQIYDFVSTLLLITIGLKGGVELAKQPFLTLLPQIIAVFLMGVLIPFIAFPVLKILGKFNRADAASIAAHYGSVSVGTFAVAIAFMGTNNIYFEEYMALLLVILEIPAIIVGIVLAKGLSKKTKWGEVAHEIFTGKGILLLLGGLFIGWIAGEAALGSIKPLFFDLFKGILALFLLEMGIIAASKLSALRQYGLFLLAFGIVMPLVSALIGIGVGLLLELSVGGTAMIGILAASASYIAVPAAMRLSVPEANPTLSLTASLGITFPFNVLIGISLYYELAVFAHQYTGA, encoded by the coding sequence ATGACTGAACCAATTATTTTATTTTTCATTTTCGGCGTTTTAGCCGGCTTGATAAAGGCAGAATTACGTCTACCTTCTCAAATTTATGATTTTGTTAGTACTCTTCTATTGATTACGATCGGACTTAAAGGGGGAGTCGAACTTGCGAAGCAACCGTTTCTCACACTCCTCCCTCAAATCATCGCAGTCTTCCTAATGGGCGTTCTGATCCCTTTCATTGCCTTTCCAGTGCTTAAGATCTTGGGTAAGTTCAACCGTGCGGATGCCGCTTCCATCGCAGCGCATTATGGTTCAGTCAGCGTGGGTACCTTTGCGGTAGCCATTGCGTTTATGGGCACGAATAACATCTACTTTGAAGAGTATATGGCGCTCTTATTAGTTATTCTCGAGATACCAGCCATCATTGTCGGTATTGTGTTAGCTAAAGGGCTTTCAAAGAAGACGAAATGGGGCGAAGTCGCTCACGAGATCTTCACGGGCAAAGGAATATTGCTTCTTCTAGGAGGTTTATTCATTGGCTGGATAGCCGGGGAAGCTGCGCTCGGTTCAATCAAACCGCTATTTTTCGACCTCTTCAAGGGCATACTTGCGCTCTTCCTGCTTGAGATGGGAATTATTGCGGCATCAAAGCTGAGTGCACTGAGACAGTACGGACTCTTCCTATTAGCGTTTGGCATCGTGATGCCGTTGGTATCGGCGCTGATCGGTATCGGGGTGGGCCTACTTCTGGAACTATCAGTGGGCGGCACGGCGATGATCGGTATTTTGGCCGCCAGTGCGTCTTATATCGCCGTACCCGCCGCGATGCGTTTATCAGTACCTGAAGCGAATCCAACCCTGTCGCTTACCGCGTCGCTGGGTATAACCTTTCCCTTTAACGTCTTAATCGGCATCTCGCTATACTACGAGCTTGCCGTGTTCGCCCATCAGTACACTGGAGCCTAA
- a CDS encoding transcriptional regulator, protein MQATNRTLITIVTEASLENRLARELDEFGVHGYTIIDARGKGARGLRSGDWDVESNIRVEVICSEQIALDLMNHLQDKYYDNFAMITYSHEVFVLRPEKF, encoded by the coding sequence ATGCAAGCCACAAACCGAACGTTAATTACTATCGTCACCGAGGCTTCTTTGGAAAACAGACTTGCCAGGGAACTCGATGAGTTTGGTGTTCATGGTTATACCATCATTGACGCCAGAGGGAAGGGCGCCCGAGGACTTCGAAGTGGTGACTGGGATGTAGAGAGCAATATCCGGGTTGAGGTTATCTGTAGTGAGCAGATTGCACTCGATTTGATGAATCATTTACAAGATAAGTATTATGATAACTTTGCGATGATCACTTATAGTCATGAAGTCTTCGTTCTTCGCCCGGAAAAGTTTTAG